The Salvelinus sp. IW2-2015 unplaced genomic scaffold, ASM291031v2 Un_scaffold1108, whole genome shotgun sequence region cacctgtttattacctcccctgtATTTGTCAGTTCCATAGCTCTGTTCCCTACTGCTGCATGGATTGTCATTTGTCATTGTGTATCCGTGTGCTGATGCTGTTTCTGTCTTGCTCTTTGTCTGTTCCTAATTAAATgtcaactccccgtacctgcttctcgtctcccgcgtcggtccttacacaacaagtactcagcatatgtgggaactgcttcaagactgttggaaaagcattccaggtgaagctggttgagagaatgccaatagtgttcaaagccgtcatcaaggcaaactttgaagaatctcaaatataaaatatattttgatttgtttaacacttttttggttactacatgattccatatgtgttatttcatagtttgtagaataatagtgaagacatccaatgtaagaaataaagaaaaacccttgaatgggtaggtgtatccaaacttttgactggtactctgtcAGAAGTTGCCTCTGAGCCACTTACTAATTGGCAGTAAAACAGAGGAAGTCTTACTTCTCACTTTATTACCCCCAGATTAAATCTGAGGTATTCACCATCTGACTGGGTGAAATACTACTTTCATTGTCTGGCCTTGTTTTTATTACTAACTCAGGTATGGCGGTTGGGCTGTACAGTAACCAGTTATGGTTGGGCCGTACGAAACCAGTGGCGGTTGGGCTGTACGAAACAAGCAGGGGATGGATCTGGTCTGGGATCAGGGCCTTGGCCTCCCCAGCAGGGGATGGAATCTGGTCTGGGATCAGGGCCTTGGCCTCCCCAGCAGATCTCATGATGAGTAGCAGCCCGTCAGCTGCAGgaaatggtcacacacacacaccacaacacacacacacacaccacacacacacacacacacacacacacacacacacacacccacacacaaccacatcccTAGCCTCCACTGTGTCTTTCCAGGAGCCTGTATATATCCTCCTACGCTCACCCCTGTTCCTAACCCCCCGTTTCCCCACCAGGAGGTGCTTTGAGTCACGGCACGAGAAGCAGCTAACTGGAGCTCTCAGCTAATACAGTCCAGACCTCAGGGGAGGCTAGCTGAGAATGACTCACAGTCTCCCTTTCTATGCAACCAGTCATCCCATCAGGTGCCATAGATTCCCAGACTGTCTTCTATCACATTCATTCTGatattattttaccttttattttaaactaggcaagtcagtttaaagaAAACtaaatcttattttacaatgatggcataaacagggaacagtgggttaaactacCTTTTTTCAAGGGGCAGATTgacatatttaccttgtcagttcagggattcgatctagcaacctttcggcttactggcccaacgcctcTAAACCACTAGGTCTTACCCGCACCCCAGCGGGTTAGCGCTGCCCAACGTTACCCGCTGCCCCAACGTTACCCCGCTGCCCCAACGTTACCCCGCTGCCCCAACGTTACCCCGCTGCCCCAACGTTACCCCGGGGGGCTTCGGCCCCAACGTTACCCGCTGCCCCAACGTTACCCCGCTGCCCAACCGTTACCCCGCGCCCCAACGTTACCCGCTTGCCCCAACGTTACCCGCCACCCCAGCGGGTAGCCCGCTGCCCAACGTTACACtgcagaaacaaaaaaaaacccaCTCCAGTTATATTGGAAATCACCTAGAAAGAGATAAATGAATGGCGTTATTGTTGTCATTTGAACATTatggtcattttttattttttaaatttatgcaGTTTGTAACGTGAGATGAAGATAAAAGCTTGTTTTAAAACACAGCTCCTCTGTTTGAATCTGGTTAACATTACTTAAGTAGGATTCCAAATGGAGTGTCTGGTGGATTTTTAAACTGTGTGTGTACCTTTCTGTTCCCTATTCAACGCATTGGTTAAACCTTCTCAGGTTACTGTGACTGAAGCAAAAGGACAACACAAATATGGACATTTAACAAGGACCGAATTTGGTAGCCTCTTAAACACTAACAGCCATGACTTACAATGGTTACTTCCACCTCATTTGTTTTAAAAACCTTCAGTACAACAGGGCTGCCCGAGCAGGATCTGTTGAGGTGTGCTgagcttttgtgtgtgttgtggtgtgtcgtgctgtgtggtgtgagagagagggcgggGAGTATCTAGACAGTTGCAGGACTGGTTGGTTTAAGAGTTCTCCTTCCCTTCAAGACATCCTACCGATTGTTACTGCCGGTAACCACCTTTTTGGGACTGCTTTCTCGTGAGTCTTTCGCAGTTTTTTCATCTCAGATTCCACAGTTTCTTCACACAAAGCgcagattacttcccaagcagcCAACTGACTGGGATGAAAAAAGGAGACAACCAATGTCCAACACTAACGCTCTGCAAGCCCCGTCCAACACACAGTCACCTTTCAGAACGGACAACACACACAAGTCACCCTCAGACGGACCACACAGACAGTCTAACCCTCAGacggacacacagacagtcacccTCAGGaacggtgacacacacacagttcacccttcagaacggacacacacacagtcaccctcAGAacgggggacacacacacagtcaccttcagaacggacacacacacagtcaccctcAGAACGGAACACAGACAGTCACCCCTCAGAACGGAACACACACGCCAGTCACCCTCAGAACGGACACACAGCCAGTCACCCTCAGAACGGACACACAAGCCAGTCACCCTCAGAACGGACACACAGCCAGTCACCCTCAGAACGGACACACAGCCAGTCACCCTCAGAacggacacacagacagtcacccACAGAGcggacacacagacagtcacccTCAGAacggacacacagacagtcacccTCAGAACTGATTCACTGAACCATCCCTTTCCCAGAACTCAAGAGGAATGCTAGTTCACTCATCACTTTGCTTTCAGTTCAGCCTTTCTTCTGCATAAGAAGAGAGCAGCAAGCTTAACCTAATTGAATTCAATGCTCTGTTTGACCTCTAATGTTTCTATGGATGCTGGAGGATCCGCTAGTCCTCTGTCCCGCTAGTCCTCTGATCCGCTAGTCCCCTGTCCCGCTAGTCCTCTGTCCCGCTAGTCCTCTGTCCCGCTAGTCCTCTGATCCGCTAGTCCCCTGTCCCGCTAGTCCTCTGTCCCGCTAGTCCTCTGTCCCGCTAGTCCCCTGATCCGCTAGTCCCCTGTCCCGCTAGTCCTCTGTCCCGCTAGTCCCCTGATCCGCTAGTCCTCTGATCCCGCTAGTCCTCTGATCCCGCTAGTCCCCTGTCTCGCTAGTCCTCTGATCCCGCTAGTCCTCTGATCCCGCTAGTCCTCTGATCCCGCTAGTCCTCTGATCCCGCTAGTCCTCTGATCCCGCTAGTCCTCTGTCCCGCTAGTCCTCTGTCCCGCTAGTCCTCTGTCATGGTTGTTTATCGTCTTGTATCACCGACCAAGCCATCGGAACTGTTAATCAAGTCCTACGTTACTGTCACGACTGAAAAATCATTCCTGAGAAGCAGCATAAATGCAGGGGTATCTTTCCTCTGgccacacaaacatatacaagcAAACAGAGAGACTAGCAGTTGACATTTAAATTATTCACTTTAAAAATGGTAAACAACTAAACGGTCAGTACGTGATGTATGAAGGGACACGAGGTAATTTTCTCTTCAGTTAGTGGCCGTGTCCGTAATGGCGTCTTCCATTCCCTACAGTTgactagtgcactatgggccctagtGCACAGTGAATAGGATGCCTTTTCAGACAAAGCCTGTGACTTTCTTCTGCTGACTTGTTCTACTTCTGAGACTGACTGTGGTTACATAGCGCTCTACAGAAAACTGTGGGACATCAATTCAGACAGGGAGCTGCTTTCCAAAACCCCTCAAAAGTAGAGCTCTATATTAtagagaataggttgccatttcaaACACAGCCCTGGTTTATAATTAGAGACATGgtgatacatacagtggggatgATAGGGGGTAATAAGAACATGAGCCATGCTGGTTTTGGTGCTGGAGAGTTGGATTGGTTCCAAAACCACCTCTGACAGAACCTAGTGTGTGGCTGATGAGGGCATGAAGTCAGAGTTTCGACAGCTCAGGAAAGGTGTCCCTCAAGGGTCGATGTTAGGGCCGGTCCTTTTCACACCGTATATTAATTATGTTGGTGAACATGTTAACTGTATGACACAATTGTGCCTCTAAAATTGAGAAGGCTTTCCAGGATTTGCAACGGGCTTTGGATGCCGTTCAGGAACAACTCTTCCACCTGAAACTGTGCTGAATGCCATTCAGGAACAACTCTTCCACCTGAAACTGTGCTGAATGCCATTCAGGAACAACTNNNNNNNNNNNNNNNNNNNNNNNNNNNNNNNNNNNNNNNNNNNNNNNNNNNNNNNNNNNNNNNNNNNNNNNNNNNNNNNNNNNNNNNNNNNNNNNNNNNNNNNNNNNNNNNNNNNNNNNNNNNNNNNNNNNNNNNNNNNNNNNNNNNNNNNNNNNNNNNNNNNNNNNNNNNNNNNNNNNNNNNNNNNNNNNNNNNNNNNNNNNNNNNNNNNNNNNNNNNNNNNNNNNNNNNNNNNNNNNNNNNNNNNNNNNNNNNNNNNNNNNNNNNNNNNNNNNNNNNNNNNNNNNNNNNNNNNNNNNNNNNNNNNNNNNNNNNNNNNNNNNNNNNNNNNNNNNNNNNNNNNNNNNNNNNNNNNNNNNNNNNNNNNNNNNNNNNNNNNNNNNNNNNNNNNNNNNNNNNNNNNNNNNNNNNNNNNNNNNNNNNNNNNNNNNNNNNNNNNTGAATGCCATTCAGGAACAACTCTTCCACCTGAAACTGTGTTGAATGCCATTCAGGAACAACTCTTCCACCTGAAACTGTGCTGAATGCCAGAAAGACTCAGTACATCGTTTTGTCTAACCTCAAAGCAGACAAATGGAGTCATTTGCAGATTTGAACTTTAAATGGCCAACTGATCAGAAGGGTATCTCTTCTTATAAGTACCTAGGCATGTATTTGGATGAACAGTCGCATTTCAAACAGCACATTGAAAACTTGACAAAGAAACTGAAGctgaaattagatttttatttttaggaaCAAATCTTGTTTTTCTATGTCAGTTAGGAAAGATCTTGTGCGAaggccatgtttttttttatctgtgttggATCATGCTGAATGTAGTGTATTAATGAGCACTAAGGGTCATAACTAATGCAAGACCACTCACCCATCACTGGCAACTATATAACATGGTGAAGTGGCCCTCGTTTCCTACCAGAAGGCACTGGGACATATTTGTGTACAAGGCAGTGCTTGTAATACTCCTTAAATATATTTGCTCCTGACTAGCACCGTCACAATCCTACAGTCTCCACTCTCAGTCAGCTCCTAGGGAAAAAACAGAAATGGGGAAACAATCCAACATTTCTTGGActttgaacaaactacaaaatactttaaaactGGAAGAGATGGTGCCGTTGACTGAGTTTAAAGCTCTGATAGAAAAGGGAATGTAATTGACCATTCTAATAGTGTTTAATGTATTGTGTGTACACACTGACTACTTCCTGCTGATTTCTTGCCAGGTCACCCCTCATAAAAAAATGAGGTTTCTAACCTCAAGGctattttcctggttaaataacatGGTGTGATAAGATTAGCCATACTGTACGCAATAAAAGCCGAACATTCTGGTTTGGTCATCTGGTCTAATGGAAAAGCCATTCGAAATGACTCACTTCAGGATAAAGCTAAATGGTCCATTTGGTTGAGATTGAAACCTGCTAAAATGAAATAGATTAAATGTCCTGACTCCTCAAACATTTTTCACTCACTTTGATTTGTATCAATAAAATAAAGAAAGTAATATTGGTCATTTTAGGTTGGCTAGGAGAtgggtaaacatttttaaaaagataaAAGCAGCTGGTGAAGCTTTTAAGACTGGCATGATTGTGTGAATTCCCTTAAAGGGATGAGTCAATCATTAAAGCAAGTCTGGGGATTAAAAAAAAGTGGAATGGCTGCAGATGATGCAACGTTTACGTCACAATGTCCCATACCTCATAATGTAACAGTCGATTTAGAAGGAAGGTTCTCAATCCTAATATAGCACATCCTAAACACTGGATCTCAGGACATTACATGTTTCTAACTGACTGAAACCACTGCTGCTTATAATGGAAGAAGAGCTGGGAGGTGAAGAAGTAATGAACTCAAGGCAATATTTCATCTCAGGCTTCAATTTAAAAAGAATACAATAAAAAGACTACAGAGGAAAAAGACTCTCTGTTTGTCGTGGATAAAAGGCACTGTTTAACTGTTCCGTCTAGCGGCTGTTATGGTGGAGCCGGATGAGTCTGGCAGCatagacagatctgggaccaggctagtgccGGATGGCCCTCAGGGGACAGCCCTAATAGTCGATGCCCTGGTCGACCTCGTTGTAGTGGGCCACGTCGCTGTAGTTGTCCTCTTCATGATAAGCTGggtactcctctccctcctggaGGAACTCCTCAGCCTGATAGTCACTGTCGCTGATCTCTGAGCAGTTAGTGCCCAGGCTCCCGTCGGCATGAATGACAGGCTCGGTGGGCGGGCCGCAGTACTTGGGGTCGTACACCTGGCGTCCTAGGCCATATGCGCTCATGCCCTTCTGGGACGCTGCCTTGTTTGTGCCCATCTGCAGGGAGATGGTGGAGTTGTCCACTTGCTGCACCTGCTTATTGTCGAAGATGTCACGACGCGTTCCCGGGCAGGACATACCGGCCTAGGAGACGAGACGAGAGGACAGGACACATTTAGGAGATTTCCAAGAAAACAGTCATAAGGCAGGAATATGGACCTGGATGGTCTTCAAGACAACTATGACTATTTTGTATATCAACATTGTGATTATGGTGATGTGCAAAGTATATCTACACTCCCCCGGCTCTCTGTTATATTCCCCCAACTCTTTTGAGAATAGCACTTGCTGGGTAGTTCCTTCCATTACATAGGTTCCATCATGGTTTCAATAGGGGAAGTGGACCACTGTAAAAGCAACTGTGTGGGTTCTACCTGTAGACATACACATTAACAGTGTTAAAATACATCATTGGCTTTACCTGGCTGGCTCCTTTGTTGGTGCCCATCTGCAGACTGATTGTGGTCTGGTCGTAAGGCTTGTCTGTCTGGGTCTTTGGGTCGTAAAGATGTCTCCTGGTCCCGTACGCTGTCATACCAGCCTGGCTCGCACACTTGTTGGTCCCCATCTAAACACGCAGGAAACATAGAACCATTAGCTGAATAGACCTATTACAGGTATCTGACCTCCGTTACAGGTATCTGACCTCCGTTACAGGTATCTGACCTCCAGCACAGGTATCTGACCTCCATTACAGGTATCAGACCTCCATCACAGGTATCAGACCTCCACTACAGGTATCTGACCTCCATCACAGGTATCTGACCTCCATCACAGGTATCAGACCTCCATTACAGGTATCTGATCTCCGTCCTCCATgtgctctctctcggtctcctctcgtgtgtctctctttctgttctctcttctcctctctctccgtcctcgtCGCTCCTCTCCAGTTCTGTCTCTTCTTTTcttgttctcttcttctctcttctcttctgtctgctctttattctttctctctctctctctttctgctcttcttgttctctttttctgtctctcttctcctctctctctctgtctctctttctttcttctctcctctcatcctctctttgtatctcttctttcctgtcctctcttcctctctcttctctggtctctctttctttctctctctctctctctctcctttctgtctctctcttctgtctctctctcctctctcccgcgtcttgctctctctcctctcgctctctttctcctctctctccctccctcctcgttctccctctctctctggtctcttttttctctctctcttctcctctcctggtgcctctttctgttcctcctctctctctctctctcttctctctccccttctctctcttccccttcctcctgtctgtttctttctctctcttctctgtctctctttctctctctttctgtcctctctctctctctcctctctctcctccttttctctctcttctctctctctcttcgtctctctctctcgcgtcctctttttctctctttcttctgtctgctttctgtctctctttctctctctttctgtctctctcctctctctctttctgttctctttctctctttctgtctctctcttagtctcttctctcgtctctctctctctctcgtctctctcctctctctctctctctctctctctctctctctctctcttctctctctctctctctctcccgctctctctctctcttctgtctcctttctctctctctcttttctcgtcttcctactcttctgttctctgtctctttctttctcttctttctctctctttctgtctctctctgctctctactctctttcgtctctctttctcttctctcgtgctctcttcttgtctcttctctctctcttctctctctctctctcttttctgtctctctttctgtctctttctgtcttctctctctctcttctctctcttttctttcgtctcttctctctctcgcgtctgtcttctctcttctttctctcttgtcgtctcctccttcctccttctccctttcttcctcctctcttctctctcttctcttttttttcttcccttttcgTCTTCTTCCCCCTCcttttcttctccctttctcgtttttttcctctgctctctctctctctctttctctctctttcttctctctctctcttttcatgtctcttcttctctctctcta contains the following coding sequences:
- the LOC112069734 gene encoding calponin-3, with product MTSFNKGPAYGLSAEVKSKIAGKYDMQKEEELRFWIEEVTGMAIGENFQKGLKDGIVLGELINKLQPGSIKKINHSQLNWHKMGTNKCASQAGMTAYGTRRHLYDPKTQTDKPYDQTTISLQMGTNKGASQAGMSCPGTRRDIFDNKQVQQVDNSTISLQMGTNKAASQKGMSAYGLGRQVYDPKYCGPPTEPVIHADGSLGTNCSEISDSDYQAEEFLQEGEEYPAYHEEDNYSDVAHYNEVDQGIDY